A window from Rhizosphaericola mali encodes these proteins:
- the fucP gene encoding L-fucose:H+ symporter permease, with the protein MDKIKFTEKRFLLTLCFVVSLFLIWGVALSMSDVLNKHFQNVLKLSKSQSGLIQMSVFGAYLIMSIPAGMFMKKFGYKKGIILGLFLFALGTLCFIPAANVESFNFFRFALFLLGCGMATLETVAHPFMAALGDQRSSDRRLNMAQSFNAVGTIIGPSLGAYFLLRSDKPGVITTNLDSVKELYFGIFIVIIIFLVLFFFIKVPELKDPHASNSDDPSENIDTLKNKPLFKHRHFSWAVFTQFFNIASQGGTWAFFINYGHEIMHYSDEKAATYMSLFMACMAIGRFAGTFLMKYIAPNKLLALFAVLNIIMCLIVAQGWGMVSYVCLFMINFFFSIMYPTIFSLGIKDMGEKTQQASSFISMGVAGGAFFPILMGLVANHNVAHAYYLPIICYFIVFLYGIKFYNPKR; encoded by the coding sequence ATGGACAAGATTAAATTTACGGAAAAGAGATTTTTGTTGACTTTGTGTTTTGTGGTTTCCTTGTTTTTAATATGGGGTGTGGCATTGTCGATGAGCGACGTTTTGAATAAACATTTTCAGAATGTATTGAAATTGAGCAAGTCTCAATCAGGGTTGATTCAGATGTCGGTATTTGGAGCTTATTTAATCATGAGTATCCCAGCTGGAATGTTCATGAAAAAATTTGGATATAAGAAAGGGATCATCTTGGGCTTGTTTTTATTTGCTTTAGGGACTTTATGTTTTATTCCGGCTGCAAATGTTGAATCGTTTAACTTCTTCCGATTTGCCTTGTTTTTGTTAGGTTGCGGTATGGCCACATTGGAAACTGTTGCGCATCCATTCATGGCGGCTTTGGGCGATCAACGATCCAGTGATCGTCGATTGAACATGGCACAGTCGTTTAATGCCGTAGGTACTATTATTGGACCATCATTGGGTGCATATTTTTTATTGAGAAGTGACAAACCTGGTGTAATTACGACGAATTTGGATTCTGTAAAAGAATTATATTTTGGAATTTTTATTGTTATTATTATATTCTTGGTGCTTTTTTTCTTTATCAAAGTACCTGAATTAAAAGATCCTCATGCCTCAAACAGCGATGATCCTTCAGAGAATATTGATACGTTAAAAAACAAACCATTATTTAAACATCGTCACTTTAGTTGGGCGGTATTTACCCAATTTTTCAATATAGCTTCTCAAGGTGGTACTTGGGCTTTTTTCATCAATTATGGACATGAAATCATGCATTATTCTGATGAAAAAGCAGCAACCTATATGAGCTTGTTTATGGCTTGTATGGCTATTGGTCGTTTTGCTGGGACTTTTTTAATGAAATATATTGCTCCGAATAAATTGCTAGCTCTTTTTGCTGTATTGAATATTATTATGTGTTTGATCGTTGCACAAGGTTGGGGTATGGTGTCTTATGTGTGTTTGTTTATGATTAATTTCTTCTTTAGTATTATGTACCCTACGATTTTTAGTTTGGGGATAAAAGATATGGGAGAAAAAACACAACAAGCATCTTCCTTTATTTCCATGGGCGTTGCTGGTGGTGCATTTTTCCCAATATTAATGGGTTTGGTGGCCAATCATAATGTGGCGCACGCTTATTACCTACCAATTATCTGCTATTTCATCGTGTTTCTTTATGGTATCAAATTCTATAATCCTAAAAGGTAA
- a CDS encoding nucleoside recognition domain-containing protein — protein sequence MALNIVWILFFIIAFVIAIIKFLVLGDTEIFRTLTDGIFDSATVSVMDVGLPLAGTMIFFLGLMNIAEKAGAINKLARLLNPFMKRLFPQVPDNHPAMGEMVMNFSANMLGLDNAATPFGLKAMKSLQDLNPDKETASNSQIMFLVLHTSGLTIIPLSIISYRMAAGSKDPASVFLACVMGTVCTTVAAIILVGIKQKLKWDKVLIGWLLGIIIVISSILFFVAHLSNEQRDIFTKVAGSFILLTIIVGIILAGAYKKVSVFDAFVEGAKQGFEVIIKILPYLVGMLVSIRVFRDCGALGYITDGIAWLIKQTGVNSDFVPSLPVAIMKPFSGSGARGLMIDIMKTYGPDSFLGKLACTFQGSADTTFYIIALYFGSVGIKKVRYAVWAGMAADIIGVIAAIIISYIMFH from the coding sequence ATGGCATTAAATATTGTTTGGATTTTATTTTTCATAATTGCTTTTGTAATTGCTATTATTAAATTTCTAGTTTTAGGAGATACAGAGATTTTTCGGACACTTACAGACGGCATATTTGATTCTGCAACAGTTTCTGTGATGGATGTCGGCCTGCCTTTAGCAGGTACGATGATTTTTTTCTTAGGATTAATGAATATTGCAGAAAAAGCAGGAGCCATCAACAAATTAGCAAGATTACTCAATCCATTTATGAAGCGCTTATTTCCACAAGTACCTGATAATCATCCAGCAATGGGCGAGATGGTCATGAATTTCAGTGCGAACATGTTGGGATTAGATAATGCAGCGACACCTTTTGGGCTTAAAGCAATGAAGAGTTTGCAAGATTTGAATCCAGATAAAGAAACTGCAAGTAATTCGCAGATCATGTTTTTAGTCCTCCATACGAGTGGTTTGACGATTATTCCTTTATCGATTATATCTTACAGGATGGCTGCAGGTTCTAAAGATCCAGCAAGTGTGTTTCTTGCTTGTGTGATGGGGACGGTATGTACAACTGTTGCAGCAATAATTTTGGTTGGAATTAAACAAAAATTGAAATGGGATAAGGTATTAATAGGCTGGTTATTAGGTATTATAATTGTGATCTCAAGTATACTTTTTTTCGTAGCACATCTATCAAATGAACAAAGAGATATTTTTACTAAAGTTGCTGGTAGTTTTATTTTGCTAACAATTATCGTAGGAATTATATTAGCTGGCGCGTATAAAAAAGTATCCGTTTTTGATGCATTTGTTGAAGGTGCCAAACAGGGTTTTGAAGTTATCATAAAAATCCTGCCTTATTTGGTGGGTATGTTAGTATCGATACGAGTCTTTAGAGATTGTGGAGCATTGGGATATATTACAGACGGAATTGCTTGGTTAATCAAACAAACTGGAGTGAATAGTGATTTTGTACCTTCCTTACCTGTGGCAATTATGAAACCATTTAGTGGAAGTGGAGCACGTGGATTAATGATAGACATTATGAAAACCTATGGACCGGATAGTTTCTTAGGTAAATTAGCTTGTACATTTCAAGGTTCCGCAGATACGACATTTTACATTATTGCATTGTATTTTGGAAGTGTTGGTATTAAAAAAGTACGTTATGCTGTTTGGGCTGGTATGGCAGCAGATATCATTGGTGTAATTGCCGCAATAATTATATCGTATATTATGTTCCATTAA
- a CDS encoding rhomboid family intramembrane serine protease, whose protein sequence is MAIGVPPRKGISLNLSGLDADQFVAIGVKLCESFGWKCSYIYKDGFVAYTTFSLRSFGEEMRFSVEDDDVFIESKSTGLQLFDLGKNKSNLEKFISHYKNFQTIITAKTQENINQFAKKIILDLEEEDSIFLQPPSNFRNSIEDFVSLFVPTKGYTVIPILADLNIIVFILLTITGSDLILSNVQTLYDWGANTKIEVNNGQYWRLITSLFLHAGIVHLFFNMWVLIYIGLLLEPYLRKTKTLMLYLISGISASLSSHLFRHVPISVGASGAIFGLIGGFLALLVSDVFDKNVRRSYLIAISIFVVYNLLSVFSNNTTVDNAAHIGGLISGFIVGYLYIPTIKFNYNSKKWNIVYSILAILFFGSVISFLYIKNKNVDNFSSTEALMQYSLKMRELNTTSNMAMNAYEWTDDLTEEDYKKNLKDIGIYFWNEDLRLIQELKETKLPVYIQNYNDQLKFYFQTRIKQFDLIYQSVQDDSDEYDDKLDAIDSTIQIKLRLIDKMEQHISQTY, encoded by the coding sequence ATGGCAATAGGCGTTCCTCCCAGAAAAGGCATCAGCCTTAATTTATCGGGGCTTGATGCAGATCAATTTGTTGCTATTGGAGTAAAACTATGTGAATCATTCGGATGGAAATGTAGTTATATTTACAAAGATGGATTTGTGGCTTATACTACATTTTCACTGCGTTCTTTTGGAGAAGAAATGCGATTTTCAGTTGAAGACGACGACGTTTTTATAGAAAGTAAGAGTACTGGATTACAATTGTTTGATCTTGGAAAAAATAAATCTAATTTAGAAAAATTCATTTCTCATTATAAAAATTTCCAAACTATAATTACCGCCAAAACGCAAGAGAATATTAATCAATTTGCAAAAAAAATCATTCTAGATTTGGAAGAAGAAGATTCTATTTTTCTCCAACCACCAAGCAATTTTAGAAATTCTATCGAGGATTTTGTTTCATTATTTGTCCCAACGAAAGGTTATACAGTTATTCCAATATTAGCAGATTTAAATATTATCGTATTTATCTTACTAACAATAACAGGTTCCGATTTAATACTTTCCAATGTTCAAACGCTATATGATTGGGGAGCAAACACCAAAATAGAAGTCAATAACGGTCAATATTGGAGATTGATAACTTCACTATTTTTACATGCAGGGATCGTGCATTTATTTTTCAATATGTGGGTACTGATATATATAGGATTATTATTAGAGCCTTATCTTAGAAAAACAAAAACGTTAATGCTTTATTTAATTTCAGGTATTAGCGCTAGTTTATCGAGTCATTTATTTAGACACGTACCTATCAGCGTAGGTGCATCTGGAGCTATATTTGGATTGATCGGAGGATTCCTTGCATTATTAGTTTCCGATGTTTTTGACAAAAATGTTCGTCGTTCTTATTTAATAGCCATTTCTATATTTGTAGTTTATAATTTACTGAGTGTTTTTTCCAATAATACAACTGTCGATAATGCCGCACATATAGGAGGATTAATTTCAGGTTTCATAGTCGGATACTTATACATCCCAACTATTAAATTTAATTATAATTCTAAAAAATGGAATATCGTTTATAGTATATTAGCAATACTATTTTTCGGAAGCGTTATATCATTTTTATATATCAAAAATAAAAATGTAGATAACTTCTCCTCTACTGAAGCACTTATGCAATATTCACTTAAAATGCGTGAATTAAATACAACATCCAATATGGCGATGAATGCATACGAATGGACGGATGACTTAACAGAAGAAGATTACAAAAAAAATCTGAAAGATATCGGTATTTACTTTTGGAATGAAGACTTAAGATTAATCCAAGAATTAAAGGAAACAAAGTTACCAGTCTACATTCAAAACTATAATGACCAACTCAAATTCTACTTTCAAACCAGAATCAAACAATTTGATTTAATATATCAGTCCGTACAAGATGACTCTGATGAATATGACGATAAATTGGATGCAATAGATAGTACTATTCAGATAAAATTGCGCTTAATTGATAAGATGGAACAACATATCAGCCAAACTTATTGA
- the recD gene encoding exodeoxyribonuclease V subunit alpha, whose translation MVKSTDIHLQFASYFPDESIWPFIYSLSKKIEEGNICLDIKDINLDNLPDALNTKKINYDALESSPLIGRKDNLNYPFILDHERLYLQRYYKYETIIVEKIKDIIKKDVNFISDKVEFLKSNIEHFLRSFQVNTEENNWQFVACVLAYIHQFFILTGGPGTGKTTTVATMIQWMLMENIELRIGLTAPTGKAAVRMAESLANAATKMSESLQLKIRELEPQTLHRLLGTQRDSIYFKYNSDNYLPYDVLIVDECSMVDTALFAKFISAIGPETKVVLLGDKNQLASVEAGSIFGDLCKIRPVNNYYSKTITDLFSIYFKQNIPISQNENSVLIDHITELEKSHRFNSEKGIGKLSKAVIENDVILLNTFMEIPKLENEVTIDLIYSKSIFESFIASYSEYIKEPSIFDALHKLESLRVLCAVRDGKYGTIAKNIEIRDYLIREGLLSRSTDNEFYENRPIIVTQNNYDLKLYNGDIGIIRHGKAWFPDNTLPEKIRSVNPALIASLDTVFAMTIHKSQGSEFAEVLIVLPMNDQRQLLTRELIYTGVTRAKEKVIVQSDPTIFLQSCALRVDRVSGMKDRI comes from the coding sequence ATGGTAAAGTCAACTGATATACATCTTCAATTTGCAAGTTATTTCCCTGATGAAAGTATTTGGCCATTTATTTATAGCTTATCAAAAAAAATTGAAGAAGGTAACATTTGCTTAGATATAAAAGATATAAATCTAGATAATTTACCAGATGCTTTGAATACCAAAAAAATCAATTATGATGCTCTAGAATCATCTCCATTGATAGGGCGTAAAGATAACTTAAATTACCCTTTTATTCTAGATCATGAAAGGTTGTATTTGCAACGATACTATAAATATGAAACTATAATAGTTGAAAAAATTAAAGACATTATTAAGAAAGACGTAAATTTTATAAGTGACAAAGTTGAATTTTTAAAAAGTAATATTGAACATTTTTTGCGCTCTTTTCAAGTAAATACTGAGGAAAATAATTGGCAATTTGTTGCTTGTGTTTTGGCTTATATCCATCAATTTTTTATTTTGACTGGTGGTCCTGGTACCGGAAAAACAACTACGGTGGCCACAATGATACAATGGATGTTGATGGAGAATATCGAATTGCGAATAGGTCTAACTGCACCAACTGGAAAAGCCGCCGTACGGATGGCAGAAAGTTTGGCTAATGCGGCAACTAAAATGTCGGAATCTTTACAATTAAAAATAAGGGAACTAGAACCGCAGACTTTGCACCGATTGTTGGGTACACAACGTGATTCTATTTATTTTAAATATAATTCGGATAATTATTTACCCTACGATGTCTTGATTGTAGATGAATGTTCTATGGTTGATACTGCTCTTTTCGCTAAGTTTATTTCTGCTATAGGACCTGAAACTAAAGTTGTTTTATTAGGTGATAAGAATCAACTAGCTTCTGTTGAAGCTGGTAGTATATTTGGGGATTTGTGTAAAATAAGACCCGTGAATAACTATTATTCCAAAACTATAACTGATTTATTTTCTATTTATTTTAAACAAAATATACCTATTTCTCAAAATGAAAATTCTGTTTTGATAGATCATATAACTGAATTAGAGAAAAGCCATCGTTTTAATTCAGAAAAGGGAATTGGTAAGTTAAGTAAAGCTGTTATTGAGAATGATGTAATTTTATTAAATACATTTATGGAAATCCCTAAATTAGAAAATGAAGTGACGATAGATCTAATTTATTCCAAATCTATATTTGAATCTTTTATAGCAAGTTATAGTGAGTATATTAAGGAGCCGAGTATATTTGATGCTTTACATAAGTTAGAAAGCCTACGCGTATTATGTGCGGTAAGGGATGGTAAATATGGAACGATTGCGAAAAATATCGAAATTAGAGATTACTTAATTCGTGAGGGATTACTGTCAAGGAGTACTGATAATGAATTTTATGAAAATAGACCAATTATAGTTACGCAAAATAATTATGATCTGAAACTATATAACGGTGATATTGGAATTATTAGACATGGTAAGGCGTGGTTTCCAGATAATACGTTACCTGAAAAAATCCGGTCTGTAAACCCTGCATTAATAGCTTCTTTAGATACTGTTTTTGCTATGACTATACATAAAAGTCAAGGTTCCGAATTTGCAGAAGTCTTAATTGTTTTACCAATGAATGATCAACGTCAATTGTTGACTAGGGAATTGATATATACAGGTGTGACCCGTGCTAAAGAGAAGGTGATTGTGCAATCGGATCCTACTATTTTTCTTCAATCTTGTGCTTTAAGAGTTGATCGGGTGTCTGGTATGAAGGATCGTATATAA
- a CDS encoding c-type cytochrome, whose amino-acid sequence MKKIGLLLSWCICTILYANAQDAAAGKEIFTQRCTSCHAVGKQVVGPDLMNVDQERSETWIINFVHSSQTVIKGGDTAAVRLFGEFGKTIMPDHPDLKDQDIKNIIAFIKEESARVKDMPKGNGNLPDAPPIYKVDNPNNILHKMIFLDVNGAFKPMDFHHYFFWTALAGTIILLVTALLLAVKLADIKEDKKHKSI is encoded by the coding sequence ATGAAAAAAATAGGTTTGTTATTAAGTTGGTGTATTTGCACTATATTATATGCAAATGCTCAAGATGCAGCGGCAGGTAAGGAAATATTTACTCAAAGATGTACTTCTTGTCATGCTGTTGGCAAACAAGTGGTTGGCCCAGATTTGATGAATGTGGATCAAGAAAGATCGGAAACGTGGATTATCAATTTTGTACATTCCTCTCAGACCGTGATTAAAGGTGGAGATACTGCTGCCGTACGTCTTTTCGGAGAATTTGGAAAAACAATAATGCCCGATCATCCTGATTTAAAAGATCAAGATATTAAAAATATTATCGCTTTTATAAAGGAAGAAAGTGCTCGTGTAAAGGATATGCCAAAAGGTAATGGTAATCTTCCTGATGCACCTCCTATATATAAGGTGGATAATCCCAATAATATATTACATAAAATGATTTTCTTGGATGTAAATGGCGCATTTAAACCGATGGACTTTCATCATTATTTTTTCTGGACAGCATTAGCGGGAACAATTATATTACTTGTTACGGCATTATTATTAGCAGTGAAATTGGCAGATATTAAAGAGGATAAGAAACACAAATCAATATAG
- a CDS encoding SCO family protein, with translation MKKHSSIFLFICLAVIFPVLAFGLVHWYQNNVDELPYYGKDYQLANNTNEKFVVGDFKFEDQNQQLFDSQKLKGKVWVANYFFSNCKTICPILMPNMRVVEKAFDKNSDVQIVSFTVDPERDSAQQLHSYSQIIGIENSTWHLLTGSKLLLYRYARNQLFVTASDGDGGADDFIHSDKVALIDRSGHIRGYYEGTDKKDIQNLIRDIKKIL, from the coding sequence ATGAAAAAACATAGTTCTATTTTCCTATTTATCTGTTTGGCAGTAATCTTTCCTGTATTGGCATTTGGATTGGTTCATTGGTATCAAAATAATGTAGATGAATTACCCTACTATGGGAAAGATTATCAATTGGCAAATAATACAAATGAAAAATTTGTAGTGGGTGATTTCAAATTTGAAGATCAAAATCAACAATTATTTGATAGTCAAAAACTAAAAGGTAAAGTTTGGGTGGCTAATTACTTTTTTTCCAATTGTAAAACTATTTGTCCTATTCTAATGCCCAATATGCGTGTCGTTGAAAAAGCTTTTGATAAAAATAGTGATGTGCAAATCGTATCGTTTACAGTTGATCCGGAAAGGGATTCTGCGCAACAACTACATTCTTATAGTCAAATTATTGGAATTGAGAATTCTACTTGGCATCTTTTGACGGGTAGTAAACTATTACTTTACCGTTATGCACGTAATCAATTATTTGTGACAGCTAGTGATGGCGATGGTGGTGCAGATGATTTTATTCATAGTGATAAAGTTGCATTAATTGATCGGAGTGGTCACATTAGAGGTTACTATGAAGGGACGGACAAAAAAGATATTCAAAATCTAATTAGAGATATTAAAAAAATATTATAG
- a CDS encoding cupredoxin domain-containing protein, whose protein sequence is MNKYEQRIILITGCLMGLFLFAILYNVFSRKIDVPACTPFSTNYEKPQVKKVDSLRYEIYAIAHMWTFEPSDISVPAGSTVDLYLTSTDVVHGFDIARKDINLMAVPGGVTKKTIHFDEPGVYHVVCHEYCGAGHQNMMGDIKVTYK, encoded by the coding sequence ATGAACAAATACGAACAAAGAATTATTCTAATCACAGGTTGTCTGATGGGATTATTTCTATTTGCAATTTTATACAATGTTTTTAGCCGAAAAATTGATGTGCCTGCTTGTACTCCATTTAGTACAAACTATGAAAAGCCTCAAGTTAAAAAAGTCGATAGTCTGCGTTATGAAATATATGCGATAGCGCATATGTGGACATTTGAGCCCAGTGACATAAGTGTGCCAGCAGGGAGTACGGTAGATTTATATTTGACAAGTACAGATGTAGTACACGGATTTGATATAGCTAGAAAGGATATCAATTTGATGGCAGTACCCGGTGGAGTTACCAAAAAAACAATTCATTTCGATGAGCCAGGAGTCTATCATGTGGTGTGCCACGAATATTGTGGTGCTGGACACCAAAATATGATGGGAGATATTAAAGTTACTTATAAATAA
- a CDS encoding response regulator transcription factor, which produces MLTLGVADSDTLYRSTLISEICVRSDRKVLFCAANGLELIEDQQNTPADILIVELYMPVISGVEAIKVLQKRNKYSKILAISAIFQPEMPKLLQDLRVNGYCSKIKEDVVVAMEILQKGGTYFDGTYFQKWEKDGMRLIKEKHTPSLMEELKSVEINIIQHTCEGKSNKEIGDILSLSKRTIDTYTRDLLLKLNLKTKIELVNYAMKHGVCRTSCQSSDLGYCACKSLFVKD; this is translated from the coding sequence ATGTTGACTTTAGGTGTTGCTGATTCTGATACTTTATATCGCTCTACTTTAATTAGTGAGATCTGTGTACGTAGTGATAGAAAAGTTTTGTTTTGTGCTGCTAATGGTTTGGAATTAATAGAAGATCAACAAAATACTCCTGCAGATATACTCATAGTAGAATTATATATGCCTGTGATATCGGGAGTCGAGGCCATCAAAGTTTTACAGAAAAGAAATAAATATTCTAAAATACTTGCCATCTCTGCAATTTTTCAACCAGAAATGCCAAAGCTTTTACAAGATCTAAGGGTTAATGGTTATTGTTCCAAAATAAAAGAAGATGTTGTTGTCGCTATGGAAATATTACAAAAAGGAGGTACATATTTTGATGGGACATATTTTCAAAAATGGGAAAAAGACGGAATGCGTTTGATTAAAGAAAAGCATACACCGTCTTTAATGGAAGAGCTTAAATCAGTTGAAATAAATATTATACAACACACTTGCGAAGGAAAATCAAATAAAGAAATTGGAGATATTTTAAGTTTGAGTAAGCGTACTATTGATACCTATACAAGAGATTTGCTTCTCAAATTGAATTTAAAAACCAAAATAGAATTGGTTAATTATGCAATGAAACATGGCGTGTGTAGAACCTCTTGTCAGAGTAGTGATTTGGGATATTGCGCATGTAAAAGTCTTTTTGTAAAGGATTAA
- a CDS encoding S41 family peptidase yields MKILFHLCIGILFSLNILAQNNKHYVQIAQSAYSIYWLAEKYHVQPRAMDNHFSNDIWKSFLGTLDESKIFFTEEDIQKLREYQDVIDDEIRTKKYSFFEISSQLFVTRLKRADSIITNILKSPFNYKIKETFTVTEDTCYAKDDKLWIDKIRKTLKKYTLTHIVEQNSNPTQKQIDSLDVVYRKKAAKVYKHVIRNFLESPNGTIKELGDYYCQTIASCYDPHTNYMSLAEKEDLEEELGQKTMIFGFSLDNDENDIAIIDKLIPGSVAFKSGQINKGDKINRLQWENKNAVDVSDASAQEISELLNQDNHSKLTLFLKKQDGSERIVNLTRSENTEDDDNKVKSFILKGEKTIGYISLPAFYKDWEHEENIDGCANDVAKEIVKLKEANIDALILDVRFNGGGSVSEAAELAGIFIDAGPIGIMHVRNEKNTLLNDVNRGTVYDGPLLYMINGYSASASEIVAAALQDYNRALVVGSRSYGKATGQLIIPLDTTVNLEKYNELDSLKQEYLKITSMKLYRVDGSMAQFYGVAPDVVLPDLSSIYPQYEGDEPYALKPDRIAGNKYYKPFGYPLPKFQSYADSAMMKSNYFTELNKIISTEHKQSEFIDIP; encoded by the coding sequence ATGAAAATATTATTTCATTTGTGTATCGGAATTTTATTTTCCCTAAATATTCTCGCCCAAAACAATAAGCATTATGTTCAGATTGCTCAATCTGCATATTCAATCTATTGGTTAGCAGAAAAATATCACGTGCAACCTCGAGCTATGGATAACCATTTTTCCAATGATATATGGAAAAGTTTTTTAGGTACATTGGATGAAAGTAAAATTTTTTTTACAGAAGAGGATATACAGAAATTAAGAGAATATCAAGATGTAATTGATGATGAAATTAGGACTAAAAAATATAGTTTTTTTGAAATTTCTTCTCAACTATTTGTAACAAGGCTAAAAAGAGCTGATTCAATAATTACGAATATTTTAAAGAGTCCATTTAACTACAAAATAAAGGAAACGTTTACTGTAACAGAAGATACTTGTTATGCAAAAGATGATAAACTATGGATAGATAAAATCAGAAAAACACTTAAAAAATATACATTAACTCATATTGTTGAGCAAAATTCAAATCCTACTCAAAAGCAAATTGATAGTTTGGATGTGGTGTATCGGAAAAAGGCTGCAAAAGTGTATAAGCATGTAATTAGAAATTTTTTAGAATCTCCTAATGGAACGATTAAGGAATTAGGCGATTATTATTGCCAAACTATTGCTTCTTGCTATGATCCTCATACTAATTATATGTCTTTAGCGGAGAAAGAAGATTTAGAAGAAGAATTAGGTCAAAAAACTATGATATTTGGTTTTAGTTTGGATAATGACGAGAATGATATAGCGATTATTGATAAATTAATTCCAGGAAGTGTGGCGTTTAAAAGTGGACAAATTAATAAAGGCGATAAAATCAATCGATTACAATGGGAAAATAAAAATGCAGTTGATGTAAGTGATGCTTCTGCACAAGAAATTAGTGAATTATTAAACCAAGATAACCATAGTAAGTTAACATTATTTCTCAAAAAACAAGATGGAAGTGAACGGATTGTCAACCTTACAAGGTCTGAAAATACGGAAGATGATGATAATAAAGTCAAAAGTTTTATTCTAAAAGGAGAGAAGACGATCGGCTATATTTCGCTTCCTGCCTTTTATAAAGATTGGGAACATGAAGAAAATATAGATGGATGTGCCAATGATGTAGCTAAGGAAATTGTAAAACTAAAAGAGGCAAATATTGATGCATTAATTCTTGATGTGAGATTTAATGGTGGCGGTAGTGTGAGTGAGGCAGCAGAGTTGGCGGGAATTTTTATTGATGCAGGGCCAATAGGAATTATGCATGTGCGTAATGAAAAGAATACTTTATTAAATGACGTTAATCGAGGAACTGTCTATGATGGCCCATTATTATATATGATTAACGGTTATAGTGCATCGGCGTCTGAGATTGTTGCAGCTGCCCTACAGGATTATAACCGAGCACTAGTTGTTGGCTCACGTAGTTATGGAAAAGCCACAGGACAATTAATTATTCCCTTAGATACGACGGTTAATCTTGAAAAATACAATGAATTGGATAGTTTAAAACAAGAATATTTAAAAATTACGTCCATGAAACTATACCGAGTAGATGGTAGTATGGCACAGTTTTATGGTGTGGCGCCAGATGTAGTTTTGCCAGATTTAAGTTCTATTTATCCTCAATATGAAGGAGATGAACCGTATGCACTAAAACCGGATAGAATTGCGGGAAATAAATATTATAAACCATTTGGATACCCTTTACCCAAATTCCAATCCTACGCCGATAGTGCCATGATGAAATCTAATTATTTTACGGAATTAAATAAAATAATTAGTACTGAGCACAAGCAATCTGAATTTATTGATATCCCCTAA